A DNA window from Solanum lycopersicum chromosome 3, SLM_r2.1 contains the following coding sequences:
- the LOC101268267 gene encoding hexanoyl-CoA synthase isoform X2 gives MACYQPLRSVTVEDIQALQGISTTAAAAQLHRKLTEIVAKYGADATNTWRHISQYLLTPDLPFAFHQMMYYGCYFDYGPDPPAWLPDPEAAKLTNIGKLLERRGKELLGSSYKNPISSFSDFQEFTVSNLEMYWKIVFEEMDIFFSVSPECILHETPLHPGGQWLPGARLNPAKNCLRLNAKRSLSDIVVITRDEGDDEAPVTKLTLEELRSAVWRVAYCIDTLGLDKGSAIAIDMPMDVNSVVIYLAIVIAGYVVVSIADSFAPTEIATRLMISKAKAIFTQDFISRGGKKLPLYSKVIDAQSPMAIVIPNRSSTLSIELRDGDISWQDFLERVDKSKEVEYIGVELPVEAFTNILFSSGTTGEPKAIPWTASSPLRAAADGWSHLNIGKDDVVAWPTNLGWMMGPLLIYSTLLNGATMALYNGSPLGSGFAKFVQDAKVTMLGVVPSIVRAWKSTNCTAGYDWSSICHFASTGEASGVDESLWLMGRAHYKPVIEICGGTEIGGGFVAGSLLQPQSLSAFSTAAMGCSLFILGEDGSPRPFDSPGVGEMALGPLLFGASSTLLNADHYGVYYKGMPVWNGKVLRRHGDIFERTSRGYYRAHGRADDTMNLGGVKVSSVEIEKVCNAADESILETAAVGVPPPGGGPDKLVIAVVFKDSKGSKDNMNSLKVSINSALQKKLNPLFKSKILQVSHIVALPSLPRTATNKVMRRVLRQQFSQVGSRL, from the exons ATGGCATGCTATCAACCTCTGCGCTCTGTCACCGTCGAGGATATTCAGGCATTGCAGGGAATCTCCACCACCGCCGCCGCCGCCCAACTCCACCGAAAGCTCACTGAGATAGTTGCTAAATACGGAGCTGACGCTACCAATACATGGCGGCACATTTCTCAATACCTTCTTACTCCGGACCTTCCCTTCGCCTTCCATCAGATGATGTATTATGGCTGTTACTTTGACTATGGACCTGACCCGCCTGCTTGGTTGCCCGACCC GGAAGCTGCTAAGTTGACTAACATTGGTAAGTTATTGGAGCGGCGAGGAAAGGAGTTACTGGGGTCAAGTTATAAAAATCCTATTTCAAGCTTCTCTGATTTTCAAGAATTTACAGTCTCAAACTTGGAG ATGTACTGGAAGATCGTATTTGAGGAAATGGATATTTTTTTCTCTGTTAGTCCTGAATGTATTCTGCATGAAACTCCTTTGCACCCTGGTGGTCAATGGCTTCCTGGGGCACGTCTAAATCCTGCCAAGAATTGTTTGAGGTTGAATGCAAAGAGGAGTTTAAGTGACATAGTTGTGATAACACGTGATGAAGGAGATGATGAGGCACCTGTTACCAAATTGACTCTTGAGGAACTAAGATCTGCAGTATG GAGAGTCGCATATTGCATTGATACACTGGGATTGGACAAAGGATCTGCCATTGCCATAGATATGCCAATGGATGTCAATTCCGTAGTGATCTACTTGGCCATTGTTATTGCGGGTTATGTGGTTGTCTCAATCGCTGACAGTTTTGCTCCAACTGAAATTGCAACGAGGCTCATGATATCAAAAGCAAAGGCTATTTTCACTCAG GATTTCATTAGCCGTGGTGGCAAAAAACTTCCATTGTACAG TAAAGTGATTGATGCTCAATCACCGATGGCAATTGTAATTCCCAATAGAAGCTCCACTTTGAGCATAGAACTGCGTGATGGTGACATTTCATGGCAAGACTTCCTAGAAAGAGTAGACAAATCTAA GGAGGTTGAGTACATTGGGGTGGAACTACCTGTTGAAGCATTCACAAATATCCTTTTCTCTTCTGGAACAACAG GGGAACCAAAGGCGATTCCATGGACTGCGTCTTCACCCCTTAGGGCAGCTGCTGATGGATGGTCCCACTTGAACATTGGCAAAGATGATGTGGTGGCCTGGCCCACCAATCTTGGATGGATGATGGGCCCTTTGCTAATTTACTCCACTTTGCTAAATGGAGCAACCATGGCCTTGTACAATGGCTCCCCCCTTGGTTCTGGCTTCGCTAAGTTTGTTCAG GATGCTAAAGTTACTATGCTTGGCGTGGTCCCAAGCATTGTAAGGGCATGGAAATCCACAAATTGCACTGCTGGTTATGATTGGTCATCCATCTG TCACTTTGCCTCCACTGGTGAAGCATCTGGTGTGGATGAATCCCTTTGGTTGATGGGAAGAGCTCATTACAAGCCTGTAATAGAGATCTGTGGCGGGACAGAAATTGGTGGTGGATTCGTTGCTGGTTCGTTGTTGCAACCACAATCTTTATCTGCTTTTAGCACAGCAGCTATGGGTTGTAGTCTATTCATTCTTGGCGAAGATGGGTCCCCTAGA CCATTTGATTCTCCCGGAGTTGGTGAAATGGCTCTTGGTCCCCTTCTATTTGGGGCATCAAGCACATTGCTGAATGCTGACCACTATGGTGTATACTACAAAGGAATGCCTGTTTGGAATGGAAAG GTTCTTAGAAGACACGGAGATATATTTGAGCGTACTTCTAGAGGTTATTACCGTGCACATGGCCGTGCAGATGACACCATGAATCTGGGGGGCGTAAAG GTAAGTTCAGTGGAGATTGAGAAAGTTTGTAATGCAGCTGATGAAAGTATCCTCGAGACAGCAGCTGTTGGGGTGCCACCACCTGGAGGTGGCCCTGATAAGTTAGTTATCGCCGTTGTATTTAAGGATTCTAAGGGGTCAAAGGACAATATGAATTCATTGAAAGTTTCTATCAACTCAGCTTTGCAGAAGAAATTGAATCCTCTATTCAAG TCTAAAATATTGCAGGTTTCACATATAGTAGCCCTCCCTTCACTTCCAAGAACAGCAACAAATAAAGTGATGAGAAGAGTGTTGAGACAACAATTTTCTCAAGTTGGCTCTAGACTGTGA
- the LOC101268267 gene encoding probable acyl-activating enzyme 17, peroxisomal isoform X1, with product MACYQPLRSVTVEDIQALQGISTTAAAAQLHRKLTEIVAKYGADATNTWRHISQYLLTPDLPFAFHQMMYYGCYFDYGPDPPAWLPDPEAAKLTNIGKLLERRGKELLGSSYKNPISSFSDFQEFTVSNLEMYWKIVFEEMDIFFSVSPECILHETPLHPGGQWLPGARLNPAKNCLRLNAKRSLSDIVVITRDEGDDEAPVTKLTLEELRSAVWRVAYCIDTLGLDKGSAIAIDMPMDVNSVVIYLAIVIAGYVVVSIADSFAPTEIATRLMISKAKAIFTQDFISRGGKKLPLYSKVIDAQSPMAIVIPNRSSTLSIELRDGDISWQDFLERVDKSNREVEYIGVELPVEAFTNILFSSGTTGEPKAIPWTASSPLRAAADGWSHLNIGKDDVVAWPTNLGWMMGPLLIYSTLLNGATMALYNGSPLGSGFAKFVQDAKVTMLGVVPSIVRAWKSTNCTAGYDWSSICHFASTGEASGVDESLWLMGRAHYKPVIEICGGTEIGGGFVAGSLLQPQSLSAFSTAAMGCSLFILGEDGSPRPFDSPGVGEMALGPLLFGASSTLLNADHYGVYYKGMPVWNGKVLRRHGDIFERTSRGYYRAHGRADDTMNLGGVKVSSVEIEKVCNAADESILETAAVGVPPPGGGPDKLVIAVVFKDSKGSKDNMNSLKVSINSALQKKLNPLFKSKILQVSHIVALPSLPRTATNKVMRRVLRQQFSQVGSRL from the exons ATGGCATGCTATCAACCTCTGCGCTCTGTCACCGTCGAGGATATTCAGGCATTGCAGGGAATCTCCACCACCGCCGCCGCCGCCCAACTCCACCGAAAGCTCACTGAGATAGTTGCTAAATACGGAGCTGACGCTACCAATACATGGCGGCACATTTCTCAATACCTTCTTACTCCGGACCTTCCCTTCGCCTTCCATCAGATGATGTATTATGGCTGTTACTTTGACTATGGACCTGACCCGCCTGCTTGGTTGCCCGACCC GGAAGCTGCTAAGTTGACTAACATTGGTAAGTTATTGGAGCGGCGAGGAAAGGAGTTACTGGGGTCAAGTTATAAAAATCCTATTTCAAGCTTCTCTGATTTTCAAGAATTTACAGTCTCAAACTTGGAG ATGTACTGGAAGATCGTATTTGAGGAAATGGATATTTTTTTCTCTGTTAGTCCTGAATGTATTCTGCATGAAACTCCTTTGCACCCTGGTGGTCAATGGCTTCCTGGGGCACGTCTAAATCCTGCCAAGAATTGTTTGAGGTTGAATGCAAAGAGGAGTTTAAGTGACATAGTTGTGATAACACGTGATGAAGGAGATGATGAGGCACCTGTTACCAAATTGACTCTTGAGGAACTAAGATCTGCAGTATG GAGAGTCGCATATTGCATTGATACACTGGGATTGGACAAAGGATCTGCCATTGCCATAGATATGCCAATGGATGTCAATTCCGTAGTGATCTACTTGGCCATTGTTATTGCGGGTTATGTGGTTGTCTCAATCGCTGACAGTTTTGCTCCAACTGAAATTGCAACGAGGCTCATGATATCAAAAGCAAAGGCTATTTTCACTCAG GATTTCATTAGCCGTGGTGGCAAAAAACTTCCATTGTACAG TAAAGTGATTGATGCTCAATCACCGATGGCAATTGTAATTCCCAATAGAAGCTCCACTTTGAGCATAGAACTGCGTGATGGTGACATTTCATGGCAAGACTTCCTAGAAAGAGTAGACAAATCTAA CAGGGAGGTTGAGTACATTGGGGTGGAACTACCTGTTGAAGCATTCACAAATATCCTTTTCTCTTCTGGAACAACAG GGGAACCAAAGGCGATTCCATGGACTGCGTCTTCACCCCTTAGGGCAGCTGCTGATGGATGGTCCCACTTGAACATTGGCAAAGATGATGTGGTGGCCTGGCCCACCAATCTTGGATGGATGATGGGCCCTTTGCTAATTTACTCCACTTTGCTAAATGGAGCAACCATGGCCTTGTACAATGGCTCCCCCCTTGGTTCTGGCTTCGCTAAGTTTGTTCAG GATGCTAAAGTTACTATGCTTGGCGTGGTCCCAAGCATTGTAAGGGCATGGAAATCCACAAATTGCACTGCTGGTTATGATTGGTCATCCATCTG TCACTTTGCCTCCACTGGTGAAGCATCTGGTGTGGATGAATCCCTTTGGTTGATGGGAAGAGCTCATTACAAGCCTGTAATAGAGATCTGTGGCGGGACAGAAATTGGTGGTGGATTCGTTGCTGGTTCGTTGTTGCAACCACAATCTTTATCTGCTTTTAGCACAGCAGCTATGGGTTGTAGTCTATTCATTCTTGGCGAAGATGGGTCCCCTAGA CCATTTGATTCTCCCGGAGTTGGTGAAATGGCTCTTGGTCCCCTTCTATTTGGGGCATCAAGCACATTGCTGAATGCTGACCACTATGGTGTATACTACAAAGGAATGCCTGTTTGGAATGGAAAG GTTCTTAGAAGACACGGAGATATATTTGAGCGTACTTCTAGAGGTTATTACCGTGCACATGGCCGTGCAGATGACACCATGAATCTGGGGGGCGTAAAG GTAAGTTCAGTGGAGATTGAGAAAGTTTGTAATGCAGCTGATGAAAGTATCCTCGAGACAGCAGCTGTTGGGGTGCCACCACCTGGAGGTGGCCCTGATAAGTTAGTTATCGCCGTTGTATTTAAGGATTCTAAGGGGTCAAAGGACAATATGAATTCATTGAAAGTTTCTATCAACTCAGCTTTGCAGAAGAAATTGAATCCTCTATTCAAG TCTAAAATATTGCAGGTTTCACATATAGTAGCCCTCCCTTCACTTCCAAGAACAGCAACAAATAAAGTGATGAGAAGAGTGTTGAGACAACAATTTTCTCAAGTTGGCTCTAGACTGTGA
- the LOC101267977 gene encoding protein CHAPERONE-LIKE PROTEIN OF POR1, chloroplastic — MAATLILKPSLSSAFLGQKISSRGNSKRSEPSRLFSKGTKCATDTAYGGNVPKFSRLNVWDPYKRLGISRDASEEEIWSSRNFLLNQYANHERSAESIEAAFEKILMKSFINRKKTKINLKTRLKKQVEESPPWVQNLLSFVELPPPVIIMRRLFLFGFMACWSVMNSAEAGPAFQVAISFGACVYFLNDKTKSLGRAALIGFGGLVAGWFCGSLLVPIIPSFLLQPTWSLELLTSLFIYVFLFLSCTFLK, encoded by the exons ATGGCGGCAACTCTCATATTGAAGCCTTCCCTTTCCTCTGCTTTCCTCGGCCAAAAAAT TTCGAGTAGAGGAAATTCGAAGAGGTCGGAACCCTCTCGTTTGTTTTCAAAGGGTACAAAATGTGCAACGGATACGGCTTATGGAG GTAATGTTCCGAAGTTTTCTCGATTGAATGTTTGGGACCCTTACAAACGTCTTGGAATAAGCCGTGATGCCTCTGAGGAAGAAATTTGGAGTTCGCGCAACTTTTTGTTAAACCAGTATGCCAATCATGAGAGAAGTGCAGAATCAATTGAAGCTGCTTTTGAGAAGATACTAATGAAAAGCTTCATAAATAGAAAGAAGACAAAGATTAACTTGAAAACAAGGCTAAAAAAGCAAGTCGAGGAATCTCCACCATGGGTTCAGAACCTCCTCAGCTTTGTGGAACTTCCACCACCTGTAATTATCATGAGGAGATTATTCCTCTTTGGATTCATGGCATGCTGGAGTGTGATGAACTCTGCTGAAGCTGGCCCTGCATTCCAG GTAGCAATATCATTTGGAGCTTGTGTATACTTCCTTAATGACAAGACAAAGAGCTTAGGTAGAGCTGCTCTTATAGG GTTTGGAGGCCTTGTGGCTGGTTGGTTTTGTGGTTCACTGTTGGTTCCCATAATTCCTTCATTTCTGCTGCAACCAACGTGGAGTCTTGAACTCTTAACGTCTCTCTTCATATATGTTTTCTTGTTTCTGTCCTGTACTTTTCTCAAATGA
- the LOC101267692 gene encoding tetraspanin-8: MHTKTQRNMVRVSNFIITFLNCVTLLVSLVAIGFSIWLNFNHSATLCQKVLQKPLLILGVCLLVVSILGLIGSLCRVSFILWIYLFLLFLLIVGLLCFTLFAILVTNKNVSKALSGRGYKEIKSGDYTNWLQKYVVNEENWGEIKSCLVDTKFCQHIPTGKGADFYKYRLSPIQSSCCKPPTYCGLVFHNATYWTMPKAGPAVADDDCKIWSNVQSELCFNCQSCKTSFLDHIKRDWKTCSLVNLGLLLLVLFVYGVGCCAFRNTKSKGKE; encoded by the exons atGCATACAAAAACACAAAGAAATATGGTACGAGTAAGCAATTTCATAATTACGTTTCTTAATTGTGTGACTCTATTGGTTTCTCTGGTAGCCATAGGGTTTTCAATCTGGCTTAATTTCAACCACAGCGCTACGCTTTGCCAGAAAGTGTTGCAGAAGCCTTTACTGATACTGGGAGTGTGTCTACTGGTTGTTTCGATTTTGGGATTGATTGGATCCTTGTGCCGAGTCTCGTTTATCCTCTggatatatttgtttttgttgtttttgcttATTGTGGGATTGCTCTGTTTCACGTTGTTCGCAATTTtggtaacaaataaaaatgtgagCAAAGCTTTATCTGGAAGAGGTTATAAGGAAATCAAATCTGGAGATTACACCAACTGGTTGCAGAAGTATGTGGTAAATGAAGAGAATTGGGGGGAGATTAAGAGTTGTTTGGTTGATACCAAATTCTGTCAGCATATACCTACTGGCAAAGGGGCTGATTTTTACAAATACAGACTATCTCCTATTCAG TCGAGTTGTTGCAAGCCACCCACTTACTGTGGCCTGGTGTTCCACAATGCTACTTACTGGACCATGCCTAAAGCAGGGCCAGCGGTAGCAGACGATGACTGCAAGATTTGGAGCAATGTACAGAGCGAGCTCTGCTTCAACTGTCAATCATGTAAGACATCATTCCTTGACCACATCAAGAGAGATTGGAAGACATGTTCCCTCGTTAATCTTGGCCTCTTACTTCTCGTCCTCTTTGTTTATGGTGTTGGCTGCTGCGCATTCAGGAACACAAAATCAAAAGGGAAAGAATAG
- the LOC101268267 gene encoding probable acyl-activating enzyme 17, peroxisomal isoform X3: MACYQPLRSVTVEDIQALQGISTTAAAAQLHRKLTEIVAKYGADATNTWRHISQYLLTPDLPFAFHQMMYYGCYFDYGPDPPAWLPDPEAAKLTNIGKLLERRGKELLGSSYKNPISSFSDFQEFTVSNLEMYWKIVFEEMDIFFSVSPECILHETPLHPGGQWLPGARLNPAKNCLRLNAKRSLSDIVVITRDEGDDEAPVTKLTLEELRSAVWRVAYCIDTLGLDKGSAIAIDMPMDVNSVVIYLAIVIAGYVVVSIADSFAPTEIATRLMISKAKAIFTQDFISRGGKKLPLYSKVIDAQSPMAIVIPNRSSTLSIELRDGDISWQDFLERVDKSNREVEYIGVELPVEAFTNILFSSGTTGEPKAIPWTASSPLRAAADGWSHLNIGKDDVVAWPTNLGWMMGPLLIYSTLLNGATMALYNGSPLGSGFAKFVQDAKVTMLGVVPSIVRAWKSTNCTAGYDWSSICHFASTGEASGVDESLWLMGRAHYKPVIEICGGTEIGGGFVAGSLLQPQSLSAFSTAAMGCSLFILGEDGSPRPFDSPGVGEMALGPLLFGASSTLLNADHYGVYYKGMPVWNGKVLRRHGDIFERTSRGYYRAHGRADDTMNLGGVKVSSVEIEKVCNAADESILETAAVGVPPPGGGPDKLVIAVVFKDSKGSKDNMNSLKVSINSALQKKLNPLFKVSHIVALPSLPRTATNKVMRRVLRQQFSQVGSRL; the protein is encoded by the exons ATGGCATGCTATCAACCTCTGCGCTCTGTCACCGTCGAGGATATTCAGGCATTGCAGGGAATCTCCACCACCGCCGCCGCCGCCCAACTCCACCGAAAGCTCACTGAGATAGTTGCTAAATACGGAGCTGACGCTACCAATACATGGCGGCACATTTCTCAATACCTTCTTACTCCGGACCTTCCCTTCGCCTTCCATCAGATGATGTATTATGGCTGTTACTTTGACTATGGACCTGACCCGCCTGCTTGGTTGCCCGACCC GGAAGCTGCTAAGTTGACTAACATTGGTAAGTTATTGGAGCGGCGAGGAAAGGAGTTACTGGGGTCAAGTTATAAAAATCCTATTTCAAGCTTCTCTGATTTTCAAGAATTTACAGTCTCAAACTTGGAG ATGTACTGGAAGATCGTATTTGAGGAAATGGATATTTTTTTCTCTGTTAGTCCTGAATGTATTCTGCATGAAACTCCTTTGCACCCTGGTGGTCAATGGCTTCCTGGGGCACGTCTAAATCCTGCCAAGAATTGTTTGAGGTTGAATGCAAAGAGGAGTTTAAGTGACATAGTTGTGATAACACGTGATGAAGGAGATGATGAGGCACCTGTTACCAAATTGACTCTTGAGGAACTAAGATCTGCAGTATG GAGAGTCGCATATTGCATTGATACACTGGGATTGGACAAAGGATCTGCCATTGCCATAGATATGCCAATGGATGTCAATTCCGTAGTGATCTACTTGGCCATTGTTATTGCGGGTTATGTGGTTGTCTCAATCGCTGACAGTTTTGCTCCAACTGAAATTGCAACGAGGCTCATGATATCAAAAGCAAAGGCTATTTTCACTCAG GATTTCATTAGCCGTGGTGGCAAAAAACTTCCATTGTACAG TAAAGTGATTGATGCTCAATCACCGATGGCAATTGTAATTCCCAATAGAAGCTCCACTTTGAGCATAGAACTGCGTGATGGTGACATTTCATGGCAAGACTTCCTAGAAAGAGTAGACAAATCTAA CAGGGAGGTTGAGTACATTGGGGTGGAACTACCTGTTGAAGCATTCACAAATATCCTTTTCTCTTCTGGAACAACAG GGGAACCAAAGGCGATTCCATGGACTGCGTCTTCACCCCTTAGGGCAGCTGCTGATGGATGGTCCCACTTGAACATTGGCAAAGATGATGTGGTGGCCTGGCCCACCAATCTTGGATGGATGATGGGCCCTTTGCTAATTTACTCCACTTTGCTAAATGGAGCAACCATGGCCTTGTACAATGGCTCCCCCCTTGGTTCTGGCTTCGCTAAGTTTGTTCAG GATGCTAAAGTTACTATGCTTGGCGTGGTCCCAAGCATTGTAAGGGCATGGAAATCCACAAATTGCACTGCTGGTTATGATTGGTCATCCATCTG TCACTTTGCCTCCACTGGTGAAGCATCTGGTGTGGATGAATCCCTTTGGTTGATGGGAAGAGCTCATTACAAGCCTGTAATAGAGATCTGTGGCGGGACAGAAATTGGTGGTGGATTCGTTGCTGGTTCGTTGTTGCAACCACAATCTTTATCTGCTTTTAGCACAGCAGCTATGGGTTGTAGTCTATTCATTCTTGGCGAAGATGGGTCCCCTAGA CCATTTGATTCTCCCGGAGTTGGTGAAATGGCTCTTGGTCCCCTTCTATTTGGGGCATCAAGCACATTGCTGAATGCTGACCACTATGGTGTATACTACAAAGGAATGCCTGTTTGGAATGGAAAG GTTCTTAGAAGACACGGAGATATATTTGAGCGTACTTCTAGAGGTTATTACCGTGCACATGGCCGTGCAGATGACACCATGAATCTGGGGGGCGTAAAG GTAAGTTCAGTGGAGATTGAGAAAGTTTGTAATGCAGCTGATGAAAGTATCCTCGAGACAGCAGCTGTTGGGGTGCCACCACCTGGAGGTGGCCCTGATAAGTTAGTTATCGCCGTTGTATTTAAGGATTCTAAGGGGTCAAAGGACAATATGAATTCATTGAAAGTTTCTATCAACTCAGCTTTGCAGAAGAAATTGAATCCTCTATTCAAG GTTTCACATATAGTAGCCCTCCCTTCACTTCCAAGAACAGCAACAAATAAAGTGATGAGAAGAGTGTTGAGACAACAATTTTCTCAAGTTGGCTCTAGACTGTGA
- the LOC101268267 gene encoding hexanoyl-CoA synthase isoform X4, giving the protein MACYQPLRSVTVEDIQALQGISTTAAAAQLHRKLTEIVAKYGADATNTWRHISQYLLTPDLPFAFHQMMYYGCYFDYGPDPPAWLPDPEAAKLTNIGKLLERRGKELLGSSYKNPISSFSDFQEFTVSNLEMYWKIVFEEMDIFFSVSPECILHETPLHPGGQWLPGARLNPAKNCLRLNAKRSLSDIVVITRDEGDDEAPVTKLTLEELRSAVWRVAYCIDTLGLDKGSAIAIDMPMDVNSVVIYLAIVIAGYVVVSIADSFAPTEIATRLMISKAKAIFTQDFISRGGKKLPLYSKVIDAQSPMAIVIPNRSSTLSIELRDGDISWQDFLERVDKSKEVEYIGVELPVEAFTNILFSSGTTGEPKAIPWTASSPLRAAADGWSHLNIGKDDVVAWPTNLGWMMGPLLIYSTLLNGATMALYNGSPLGSGFAKFVQDAKVTMLGVVPSIVRAWKSTNCTAGYDWSSICHFASTGEASGVDESLWLMGRAHYKPVIEICGGTEIGGGFVAGSLLQPQSLSAFSTAAMGCSLFILGEDGSPRPFDSPGVGEMALGPLLFGASSTLLNADHYGVYYKGMPVWNGKVLRRHGDIFERTSRGYYRAHGRADDTMNLGGVKVSSVEIEKVCNAADESILETAAVGVPPPGGGPDKLVIAVVFKDSKGSKDNMNSLKVSINSALQKKLNPLFKVSHIVALPSLPRTATNKVMRRVLRQQFSQVGSRL; this is encoded by the exons ATGGCATGCTATCAACCTCTGCGCTCTGTCACCGTCGAGGATATTCAGGCATTGCAGGGAATCTCCACCACCGCCGCCGCCGCCCAACTCCACCGAAAGCTCACTGAGATAGTTGCTAAATACGGAGCTGACGCTACCAATACATGGCGGCACATTTCTCAATACCTTCTTACTCCGGACCTTCCCTTCGCCTTCCATCAGATGATGTATTATGGCTGTTACTTTGACTATGGACCTGACCCGCCTGCTTGGTTGCCCGACCC GGAAGCTGCTAAGTTGACTAACATTGGTAAGTTATTGGAGCGGCGAGGAAAGGAGTTACTGGGGTCAAGTTATAAAAATCCTATTTCAAGCTTCTCTGATTTTCAAGAATTTACAGTCTCAAACTTGGAG ATGTACTGGAAGATCGTATTTGAGGAAATGGATATTTTTTTCTCTGTTAGTCCTGAATGTATTCTGCATGAAACTCCTTTGCACCCTGGTGGTCAATGGCTTCCTGGGGCACGTCTAAATCCTGCCAAGAATTGTTTGAGGTTGAATGCAAAGAGGAGTTTAAGTGACATAGTTGTGATAACACGTGATGAAGGAGATGATGAGGCACCTGTTACCAAATTGACTCTTGAGGAACTAAGATCTGCAGTATG GAGAGTCGCATATTGCATTGATACACTGGGATTGGACAAAGGATCTGCCATTGCCATAGATATGCCAATGGATGTCAATTCCGTAGTGATCTACTTGGCCATTGTTATTGCGGGTTATGTGGTTGTCTCAATCGCTGACAGTTTTGCTCCAACTGAAATTGCAACGAGGCTCATGATATCAAAAGCAAAGGCTATTTTCACTCAG GATTTCATTAGCCGTGGTGGCAAAAAACTTCCATTGTACAG TAAAGTGATTGATGCTCAATCACCGATGGCAATTGTAATTCCCAATAGAAGCTCCACTTTGAGCATAGAACTGCGTGATGGTGACATTTCATGGCAAGACTTCCTAGAAAGAGTAGACAAATCTAA GGAGGTTGAGTACATTGGGGTGGAACTACCTGTTGAAGCATTCACAAATATCCTTTTCTCTTCTGGAACAACAG GGGAACCAAAGGCGATTCCATGGACTGCGTCTTCACCCCTTAGGGCAGCTGCTGATGGATGGTCCCACTTGAACATTGGCAAAGATGATGTGGTGGCCTGGCCCACCAATCTTGGATGGATGATGGGCCCTTTGCTAATTTACTCCACTTTGCTAAATGGAGCAACCATGGCCTTGTACAATGGCTCCCCCCTTGGTTCTGGCTTCGCTAAGTTTGTTCAG GATGCTAAAGTTACTATGCTTGGCGTGGTCCCAAGCATTGTAAGGGCATGGAAATCCACAAATTGCACTGCTGGTTATGATTGGTCATCCATCTG TCACTTTGCCTCCACTGGTGAAGCATCTGGTGTGGATGAATCCCTTTGGTTGATGGGAAGAGCTCATTACAAGCCTGTAATAGAGATCTGTGGCGGGACAGAAATTGGTGGTGGATTCGTTGCTGGTTCGTTGTTGCAACCACAATCTTTATCTGCTTTTAGCACAGCAGCTATGGGTTGTAGTCTATTCATTCTTGGCGAAGATGGGTCCCCTAGA CCATTTGATTCTCCCGGAGTTGGTGAAATGGCTCTTGGTCCCCTTCTATTTGGGGCATCAAGCACATTGCTGAATGCTGACCACTATGGTGTATACTACAAAGGAATGCCTGTTTGGAATGGAAAG GTTCTTAGAAGACACGGAGATATATTTGAGCGTACTTCTAGAGGTTATTACCGTGCACATGGCCGTGCAGATGACACCATGAATCTGGGGGGCGTAAAG GTAAGTTCAGTGGAGATTGAGAAAGTTTGTAATGCAGCTGATGAAAGTATCCTCGAGACAGCAGCTGTTGGGGTGCCACCACCTGGAGGTGGCCCTGATAAGTTAGTTATCGCCGTTGTATTTAAGGATTCTAAGGGGTCAAAGGACAATATGAATTCATTGAAAGTTTCTATCAACTCAGCTTTGCAGAAGAAATTGAATCCTCTATTCAAG GTTTCACATATAGTAGCCCTCCCTTCACTTCCAAGAACAGCAACAAATAAAGTGATGAGAAGAGTGTTGAGACAACAATTTTCTCAAGTTGGCTCTAGACTGTGA